CCGATGATGAAGCCGACGATCTGGTTGCGGCTCAGCGTGCTGGCCCACAGCCCCATGGCGATGAAGCTGGAGGCCATCAGCAGCAGGCCCAGGTAGCCGGCCACCACCGGGCCCCAGTCGAAGCTGGCGCCCTGTGCCGTCAGCGCCGCCACGGTGACGGGGTAGGGCAGCGTCCACAGCAGCCCCACGCCCATCATGGCCAGCGCCGCGAGGAACTTGCCCGCCACCACCTCCCAGTCGCGCAGCGGCATGCTCAGCAGCAGCTCCAGCGTGCCCGTCTTGCGCTCCTCGGCCACCAGCCTCATGGTGATGGCGGGGGCGAAGACGACGAACAGCACCGGCGAGATGCCGAAGAAGCCGCGCAGCGACGCCTGTCCCGCCAGGAAGAGCGTGCTGAAGTACATCCACCCGGCGACCAGCAGGAAGCCGCCGAGCACGATGTACGCAATCGGAGAGTTGAAGAAGGTCTTGAACTCACGTCTGGCGATCGCCAAGGACGTACTCATGGCCTGAACCTCTCTTTATGTAGGGCGATGAATGGGGGGAACTCAGGCAACCGCGGAGCGGGCGCCGTCGGAGTTCTCCGCCGCCGGACGCGGCGTGTCGGAGTTCTCCGCCGCGGTCAGCTTGCGGAAGGTCTCCTCGAGGCTGATCTGCTGGCGTCGGACCTCGAGCAGCAGCAGGTCATTCTTCACGGCCGCCTCGAACAGCGAGCGGCGCGGATCCTCGAGCCCGTACCGGAGCGTGAAGCCGAGCGTGTCGGCGCCCTCGCCCTCGGTGGTCTCCACGCGCGACACGCCGGGCACGGCCGCCAGCAGCTGGCGCACCGCCCCCGGGTCGAGCCGCGAGCCCGTGCGCGAGGCCAGCACCACGGCCACGGCGCCTCCCTCGCCCGACGTGAGCCGCTCGGGCGAGTTGTCCGCCACCAGCCGGCCGTCGCTGATGATCAGCACGCGGCCGCAGGTGCTCTGCACCTCGCTGAGGATGTGGGTGCTCAGGATGACCGTCTTCTCGCGCCCCAGCTCCTTGATGAGGTTGCGGATCTCGACGATCTGGTTGGGGTCCAGGCCCGTGGTGG
This genomic stretch from Hyalangium gracile harbors:
- a CDS encoding ATP-binding cassette domain-containing protein, whose amino-acid sequence is MIQIEGLTKSYGATQALRGLSFEVPRGQVVGFLGPNGAGKSTTMRILAGYVTPSTGTAKVAGVDVAVDPVAARRSIGYLPENNPLYEEMMVREFLGFIAELRGIPPAQRKARILRTAERCGLQNHLGKDIGQLSKGYRQRVGLAQAILHDPDLLILDEPTTGLDPNQIVEIRNLIKELGREKTVILSTHILSEVQSTCGRVLIISDGRLVADNSPERLTSGEGGAVAVVLASRTGSRLDPGAVRQLLAAVPGVSRVETTEGEGADTLGFTLRYGLEDPRRSLFEAAVKNDLLLLEVRRQQISLEETFRKLTAAENSDTPRPAAENSDGARSAVA
- a CDS encoding ABC transporter permease subunit, with amino-acid sequence MSTSLAIARREFKTFFNSPIAYIVLGGFLLVAGWMYFSTLFLAGQASLRGFFGISPVLFVVFAPAITMRLVAEERKTGTLELLLSMPLRDWEVVAGKFLAALAMMGVGLLWTLPYPVTVAALTAQGASFDWGPVVAGYLGLLLMASSFIAMGLWASTLSRNQIVGFIIGLLLCFAFYFVDKFALLLPDALAELFQYLSVDYHFENISRGVLDSRDLLFYLSLTAIGLLMTTRSLAAVRQ